AAGGTTAAACGCGCCATCCGACGATGCCTTGCCGTATAGGGACTTCCACCCTTTTGCTGTGTTTTAAGTCCTCTGTAAAAGGTGATGAGTACAAAGGGCAAGACCACTATAGCCAAAACCACATGTGGCAATAAAATACCATAATAAATAAACCTTAACCAATCTGGTGCATAATCTGGAAAAACAGTGTGTCCAATACCGCTATCCATTTGTCGCAAGGTGTGGTAGGTGAGATAGGAGGTAAGAAAAATCGCAGATGAGACAATGGCCGACAACATCATCTGACGATGGCGCAAGATGTCTTTCTGGCGGATTAAAATGTACCCCCGCAACAATAGGAGGGTAGAGATAAAGTTAAGCAGGGCATTTAATGCTGGTAAGTCATGATAGGTCATTTTAACATGTTTTTAAGGCCATTCATTTCGAATGGTCAATGGTGGTTTTAAGAACAACTTGCCGGGCAACGACCAAGGAAATACACGCAAAAAGGAAAAGAACCCCAAAAGAAGGTCCAAAACCCAAGAGGGTCTGAACAGGCGGTTGCCCAAATCCATACAAGGCCACCCGAAGCGCATCTAAACCATACGTGACGGGATTCAGCCAGACCACCCAGCGGACTGCTTCGGGGATGCCAGAAACCGGAAAAAACGCGCCGGAAAGCATCCAAAGTGGCATCAAGAAAAAATTCATGAGGGCTAAAAACCCACGGGTGGACTGTACCCGCCACGCCATTACAAATCCCAAACTTCCAAACGTTAATCCAAGGATTGCACAAATCAAGAGTGCAGTAGCGATGCCCAAAAGGCTAAAAGGAATCCCTACAAACGGCATAATCACTAAAAAAAGCAAGGATTGGATCACCCCAAGAGTGGTTCCTCCGGCCACATTACCCAAGACCAACCACCATCGAGAGATGGGAGCGACCAGTGCCGCCTGAAAGAAACCACTTCGTTTTTCCTCTACAATCGAAACGGTGGAGAAAATCGCAGTAAACACCACAACCAGCAGCAGCATACCCGGAAAAAGAAAGGTTAGGAAAGACAGTTCTCTGTTTTCTGGCAACCGAAAACTCCCTTGAAATCCCAGCCCAAGTAACAGCCAAAACAAAAGCGGCTGTGCTAAGGCTCCGCCCATCCGTCCTCTATCAAACAGAAACTTGATCACCTCCCGCTTCCAAAGTGCCCAAAATGCCATCATGTCGCCATAGGGTCTAAGTGAAAGTAATTTCCGGTATGGGTTAAAAAAACATCTTCGAGCGTGGGTTTACGGATTGCAGCTGCACGGATCAGGTGTCCAAAATCTCGGTAAAGAGTGTCGAACAACTCTTGGGGCCGTTCGTGATATACACAAATTTCCACCCCAAATTGCACCACTTGCCAAGCCAATTCGCGAAGTGCGGCAGCCAATCGTTCCGGCTCATCCGAAGTAACCCAAAGTGTATCGTTCCCCAAAGACGATTTAAGGGCATTTGGAGTACCTTGACACACAGCTTTTCCTTTATTCATAATCACCAATTCATCGCACTTTTCGGCTTCTTCCATCAAATGGGTCGCCACCAAAATCGTAATCTTTTGTTGCTTTTGCAAGTCTTTGAGCAAATTCCAAAAGGCACGACGTGCAACAGGGTCTAAGCCATTTGTTGGCTCATCCAAAAGCAATAACTTTGGGTGATGCAAAATACTCCGCGCCAAGTCCACCCGCCGCAGTAAGCCACCACTTAGGTTCCGACACCGATCTTGTGCGCGATCAGAAAGACCCAACAATTCTAAATTTTGTGCCACACGCGCCTCTAAAGTATTGCCTTTTAGTCCATAAAGAGCGCCATGTAACACCAAATTGTCCCGTACCGACAATGCCAAATCTAATGCTGGTTGCTGGAAAACCACGCCCAATTGGTGCCGTACCAAATCAGGTCGTTCAGCAACATTGGTGCCGGCTATCATACAAGTGCCAGATTGCAGTTTTAGACGTGTAGAGGCAATGCCAAAAAAAGTGCTTTTACCGGAACCATTCGGGCCTAATAGACCGAAAAGTGCTTGTTCTGGAATTGAAAATTGCAAGCCATCCAACGCTTTGGTGGCTCCGTATTGATACACAATATCCGTAGCAATCAACATCTCCAACTCAAGGACAGGTTATAAAAGACGGTCTAAGGCGAGACACAATAAAAGTGCAGGGATATAAAGCACCGAGGCCAAGAGTACCTTTCGGGCATTCCGATGGGTCATTTCCACATAAAAACGTAGGGCCGTCATTAAAAAATAACTGCCCAATAAAATTGCACCCGAAATATAAAAAGCCCCCACTAATCCGGTTTGTAGCAAGGCAAGGCTTAGACCAACGGTTAATGCCGTAAAAAACACTGTTTGCATGGTGGTTGAGCGACCCGAAGGCTCAACAACACTTAGCATCTTAAAACCGCCACGTTCGTAATCTTTCCGATACATCCATGCAACGGCCAAAAAATGCGGCATTTGCCAAGCGAGCAAAATCCCAAACATCAACCAACCACCCAAATCAAATGAGCCAGTGGCGGCAGTCCATCCGCCCAAAGCAGGCAAGGCACCGGGGATTGTTCCAATAAGGGTATTGTAATGTGTGATTCTCTTAAGTGGCGTATAAACAGCAACATAAAGCACCACCGTTGCGACGGCTAAAAAGGTCGTTAGGGTATTAACCGTAAAGTACGTATAACCCACGCCCAAGGCAGCAAGGCATAACCCCAGAAGGAGAATTGGTGTAGGGGAGAGTCTTCCTGCGGGTAATGGCCTTCGTGCAGTTCTGTGCATGAGGGCATCGTAATCTCTTTCAATAAAATGGTTCAAAATTGCCCCACCCGCCGATGTAAAGCAAACGCCTAAGACGGTATGGAGCAGTTTTACCCAGTCGAAGCCCACTTTACTTCCCAAAATAAAACCCGCCACCGCCGAGATGGCCACCAAAAACGAGATTTCAGGCTTGGTCAGTTCCCAAAGATCCGTCCAAAGTGTGGGGTCTTTTTGTTTATCCCGACGAATCATTACGCGGCTTTCCTCTTCGTCTAAAGGTAGCAGCGAAGTGGGTTGTTCTGAGGGTTGAGGGCGCTTGTTACGCAACATGGTTTCGGTGCGCAGCGACTTTTCGAGGGGTAAGTTTGATTGCATATAAAAATAAAGTAAACTGTCCTCCAAACATGAAACAGGCCAATAACAGATGAAGAGGTTGCGCCATGGCCAAGACGTCATTTCCAGCCAAAACCAAGCCAGATGACACCGAAACCAAAATACTGCCCATCACAACCAACATCCAGCGGCGCATACCTATTGGCGAAGCATTCTCCGTAAAAATCAGGTGCATTAACCAACCATTAATCAAGAATGTGAGCAAGGCCAGTAAACGGTGAATCCCAAACGAAAAGCCCAATTTAGCAATAATTTCGCTCCGCTCTACCTGATCTAAAAGCACATCTACTTCTTCACGCACTTGTGTCCCAACCAAGACTTGAACCAACGAAAGGATTAAGGCGACCAACAGTGCAGTACGTATGATGGTTGGATAACCCGAATGAGGCTTTAAATCTCGGTTTTGAATTCGGAAAAGCAAGAGCGCACCTACCGCCAAAATCACCAATGCCATAACCATATGTGTGGTAATTTTGACTGGGGAAAGGGCCGAACTTACCACCACAGCACCTAACCAAGCCTGAAAACCAATACCAATTAAGTTAAAAAACGAAAGCCCCACAAACCATTTGTCGGTCTTATAAAGAGGAAGTGCAAAAATAAGTTGCACCAAAATAGAAAGCCCTAAAGCCGCACCAAATAGACGATTGATGTACTCGGTCCATGTTTTGGTGGCATTAAACTCCTCAACCGCATCATGTTCTTCTGCATAAATCTCCTTATAGTTTGGAGGAAGTTGCGAAACATCTGTGGGTGGAATCAAACGGCCAAAACACTTGGGCCAATCTGGACAACCCATACCCGCACCACTAGCACGAACGACAGAACCCGCCAAAATCACGAGATAAACCAAGACCAACGTGATGGTACCGATGGTTGCCAATCGGCTATATACTTTTTCTGGAGCTTCTAGAGTACGCATAAGACGAAAGATGCCGTGAGTTTTTTAGGGAACGTGTAAATGAAGATACGCCACGAAGCCCCTTCTAAGATTTGCTTACAAGGTTAATTCTTGTAGAATGGCCTTATATTCCGACCAAAAGCACCTAACTTTCGTCTTTGTTCGTCCTATTTTCAAATCCAAAAAAAAAAACGCACAAAAACAAGATGCACATCCCTACACGGGTTTTTTACTTGCTCATCAACCTAAATCAATAGTTAACATGCCTTTAATGGTTTCAATATCCGGTATTCGTGGGATTTTTGGAAATGGTTTAGATGCAATGGTTCTCGTGAAATACGCTTCTGCCTATGGTGTATGGATACGGAACCGTGCCACTGAAATTGGCCGAAAACCACTGATTGCCGTTGGACGCGACGCCCGCGTTACTGGGGAACTCTGCCAAAACATTGTGATGCAAACCTTACGATCGGTGGGTTGCGATGTGCTGGACGTGGGCTTGGCCACAACGCCTACCGTAGAAATGGCGGTTTTGGGCGCAAATGCCGTGGGCGGCATCATTCTCTCGGCCTCTCACAACCCAGCCGAATGGAATGCCTTAAAACTCTTGAATGAATTGGGGGAATTTCTCACGCCAGATCAAGGAAGCGAGGTTTTGTCCCTTGCTGAATCAGGCTCCATCACTGCTGTATCCTATGATAAAATTGGTGCATATGAGGCAAAAGACTATCTGCCGTACCATATCGAAAAAATCATTAACTTACCTTATATCCATCCCGACGAAATTGCAGCAAAAAGATTTAAAATTGTGGTAGATGGCGTAAACTCGGTTGGTGGTGTGGCGATTCCAGCGCTCTTGGAAGCACTTGGGCTTGGCGAAGAACAAATTATTTGCCTGCACTGCGAACCAACAGGAAGGTTTGCTCACAATCCAGAACCACTGCCCGAACACCTCGCCGAAATTATGGAGGCGGTAAAAATACATGGAGCCGATTTAGGCATTGTGGTGGATCCAGATGCCGATCGCCTTGCTTTTGTGGCTAACGATGGTACATTCTATGGAGAGGAACTTACACAAGTTACTGCAGCCGACTTCCTACTGAAGATCAAAGCTGGACCGTTTGCCACAAACCTTTCCTCCAGCCGTGCCGCCGATGACGTGGTGGCCCTTCATGGTCAAAAATCCTACCGCGCTGCAGTCGGTGAAATTAATGTGGTCATGAAGATGAAAGAAGTAGGTGCGGTAATCGGTGGCGAAGGGAATGGCGGAGTCATTCTTCCCGATCTGCACTATGGAAGAGATGCTCTGGTTGGAACTGCAATCGTATTGCAACATTTGGTCAACACTGGCAAAACCCTTGCCGAACTGAAAGCCCAATATCCGTCTTACTGCATCTCAAAAAACAAAATCACTTTAGAAAATGTGGACGCAGATGCCGTTTTAAAAGCCATCGCTGAACGTTATAAATACGAACGAATATCCACGATAGACGGTGTAAAAATTGATTTTTCCGAAGGATGGGTACACCTTCGCAAGTCCAATACGGAACCCATTATCCGGATTTACGCAGAAGGTCGTACCATGAATGACGCCACCGGATATGCCCGTCGCTTTATGGACGAATTAACCGGAATTGCCCAGAGCAAATCGTAACGACAAAATTTAAGGCAGTCTGGAAAAGTTTAGACTGCCTTAGATGATCATAAGAAAGACAAATGTTTCATCGAAAAGCGCAACAACGCAAACTTGTGCCTTGATCTATAAAGCGGGACACTTAGCTCGTGGTCTAAACACCAAAACTGGTTCCGATGGCCTGCGCCGCACGCAGAACGGGATTTCCCATGGGTACGGTGCGTGTTTTGTGGGCCACTTGGCCTAACGGAATGGTGGTAAAGTCATTATTTTGCAAAGCGACCATCACCCCAAACGTTTTATTGGAGACCAATTCGGCGGCATACGTTCCAAAAACCGTGGAGAGTACCCGGTCGGCAGGCGTAGGCGTACCACCACGTTGAATATGCCCCAAAATAGTGGTTCGGATCTCACTTTCGATTTCATTCTTAAGTCGAGCGGCCAAATAATTAGCAACGCCACCAAGCCGAATAGGGTCTGGGCTATCGCTAATCGTTTCTCGGACAATCAGCCCTTTATCTTGTTCAACAGCACCTTCAGCAACTGCAATAACGGTAAACCGACGTCCATCCCGTTCACGCATCTGACAACGTTCTACTATGGCTTGGATGTTATAAGGGATTTCTGGAATCAGAATAATATCAGATCCACTGGCTACACCCGCATACAGGGTAATCCATCCGGCATATCGTCCCATTAATTCAACAATCAAAACCCGATGGTGGCTTTGGGCAGTAGTATGAATCCGATCAAGGGCTTCTGTGGCAATAGAAACAGCAGTGTCAAACCCGAATGTCTGATCCGTTCCCATTAAGTCGTTGTCAATTGTTTTGGGAATGCCGAGAATGTTTATTCCTTTACGGTATAGTCCTTCTGCGATCGTCATAGAGCCATCACCTCCCAAGACAACAACGGCATCTAACCCCAAATCTTGGTAATAGGCCAAGACTTCATCGGAGACATCAGTATTATTTCGCCTAAAGTACTTAAAAGGATTTGCTTTGTTGCTGGTTCCTAAAATGGTTCCACCTTCGTCTTGAATCCCAGCTACTGCCCGCAAAGTGAGTGGAATGGTTCGACGCTCGATCATGCCTTCAAAACCATCTTCAAATCCGATGATTTCGGCATCATGTTGTAAAATAAGGGATTTACAAACGGCGCGTAATACGGCATTGAGTCCCGGACAATCGCCGCCACCGGTTAAGATTCCAACTTTCATGAACTGTGTAAACTGATATATGAAAAGAAGGGGTAAAGAAAATCGAAAATAGGGTAATTAAGAACATACTGCAATGATTGCAACCAAGCCATGAGCGTGTTTCGCAAAAATCAGACAACCGATGATTCGGTAAACCGGCTCAATACGGATTCGTAGTAGGCTTCATAATGCGGTACGATATTATCTATTTGGAAAAAAGCCGCGCGGTTAAGTGCATTTTGCGCAAACCGCTCATGGTGTTCGGGGTCTAAAATGGTTTTTACCGCTTCCTTCATACCTTCAATATCCCCAAGATCGCATAAAAAGCCCGTCTCGCCATGGATATTAAGTTCGGGCAGGCCACCAATATTGCTGGAAACAACGGGAACTCCACATGCCATCGCCTCTAAGGCAGCAAGACCAAAGGTTTCGGAACCACTGGGCATCAAAAAAACATCGGCAATAGAGAGAATTTCCTCAACTGGCTCTTGTTTTCCCAAAAAGCGCACATCACCAAACACACCCAATTCACGCGCACGTGCCTCCGTTGGCAAGCGATCTGGCCCATCTCCCACCAACAACAACTTTAAACAATGTCCTTCACGGCGCAGCCTCGAAAACACTTCCACAACATCCGAAGCGCGTTTCACCTGCCGGAAGTTCGAAATATGCACCATCAATTTTTCGCCATTCGGGCAAATCGCCTTTTTAAAATGGTCTTTATTTTGCCGCCGAAACCGTTTTAAATCTACAAAATTGGGGATGACGGCAATTTCTTTTTGTACATCGAAGTTCCGAAATGTCTCTTGGCGCAAATATTCGGAAACCACCGTAATTCCGTCAGATTGATTGATCGAATACGTGACTACTGGCTCGAAGGATGGATCTTGCCCTACAATGGTGGCATCCGTACCATGCAATGTGGTGATAACAGGAATCGAAATACCTTGTGTGGCTAAAATTTGTCGAGCCAACACTGCACTTGTCGCATGAGGGATCGCATAATGCACATGCAGCAGGTCTAGCTGTTCAAACTGGACAACGTTGACCATCTTACTGGTCAGGGTAAGCGCATAAGAAGGATCTTCAAAAAGCGGATAAGAGAACCCATTAACCTCATGGAAATAAATGCGTTCAGCAAAATGATCTAATCGGAAAGGAGGAGCATACGAAATAAAATGGATTTCGTGACCTCTTGAAGCAAGGGATTTCCCCAATTCGGTCGCAACAACGCCACTGCCGCCATAAGTAGGGTAACAAGTAATACCAATTTTCATGTTTAAAAGGCTTCACGGTGAGTATAACGGGCATTACACCAACAACATCGGTTAAAGTTGCGGATCGGAGCAAGTTGTTGCGCCAAAACGACGGACATTCTAATTGAAGACCGAATTTTAAGAGCCTTAAACAAGTCAAAAAGGCGCATCTCCCGCAAATTTTCGCCGAAACAAATCCAAAAAAGACGTAATATAATTGCTTATAATATTTGCCCTCTCGCGAAAGTACGCTATGAGGGTGTTTTTTTTAGCGTTTTAGGTTCATCGTTCACCCAGAAATAGCATGAGTACCCCAATTAATGTTTTTGAACACATCATTTCCCTGAGCAAAAGAAGAGGGTTTATTTTCCAATCTTCAGAAATATATGGCGGTCTCGCCGCTACCTATGATTACGGACCATTAGGGGTGGAGCTAAAAAGAAACGTGATGAACCGCTGGTGGAGTGCGATGGTTCGGCAACACGATAACATTGAAGGGATTGATGCCGCTATCTTGATGCACGCAACCGTATGGAAAGCCTCTGGCCACGTTGACGCTTTTAACGACCCCTTGATTGACGATAAAGCATCGAAACGTCGTTATCGCGCAGATCAGTTGATCGAGAATCACATGGTCAAACTACAAAAGGACGGGAAGAATGACCGTGCGGAAGCCGTTAATGAACGGTTTATCGCCGCATTAAATGCCCCTTCGGATGATGCCGTCTGTAAAGGACTATACGATATTATTCTAGAAGAACAAATCAAAGCACCAGATTCAGGCGCATTTGATTGGACGGAGGTCAGGCAGTTCAACCTGATGTTCTCTACTCATGCAGGGCCTGTGGCGGATGCAGACTCAAAAATTTATTTGCGACCAGAAACCGCACAAGGGATTTTCGTGAACTTCCACAATGTCCGTGAAACCGCTCGCCAACAAATTCCCTTTGGTATTGCGCAGATCGGGAAAGCATTCCGAAATGAAATTGTAGCGCGGCAGTTCATCTTTCGTATGCGCGAATTTGAACAAATGGAGATGCAGTATTTCCTCAAGCCCGGTGCGCAATTGGAAGCATACGAAGAATGGCGGTCAAAACGCTTGAAATGGCATCTGGATAACGGGATCCGACCGGAAAAATTACGCTGGCACGTCCATGAAAAATTGGCGCACTATGCAGATGCCGCCGTAGATATCCAATACGAATTCCCCTTTGGGTGGAGTGAAGTGGAAGGGATTCATTCCCGTACTGACTACGACCTCCGACGCCATCAGGAGTTTTCCGGCAAAAATATGCACTACTCCGATCCTCAATCAGGCGAAAAATACATCCCTTATGTCGTAGAAACCTCTACTGGTCTCGACCGAAATGTACTCATGCTGTTGTGTGAGGCGTACCGATCTGAAAAATTGGAAAACGGTGAAACCAGAGATGTACTCAAATTCCATCCGCGCATCGCGCCCATTACTGTTGCCATTTTACCTTTGGTCAAAAAAGATGGAATGCCAGAAGCCGCACACACCATAGAGGCAGAGTTACGGGATTTTTTCAATGTTTTCTATGACGAAAAAGGGGCTATCGGTCGGCGCTATCGCAGAATGGACGAAGTAGGAACACCTTATTGCTTAACGGTGGATGGCCAAACCTTAGAAGACGGAACGGTGACCATTCGCGATCGAGATTCAATGCAGCAAGACAGAATCCACAAGGATAATATCTTACAGTACATCAAAGATAAAATTCAAAACTGGGCAAACACCAGTGCTTGAGCAAAAGAAAATCTCGGTCAACTTTCTTTGAAGAGGAATTATCACTTGACATCAGCCTTAGATAGCCATTATATTGGTTTTCTAATTCTGGATGGGGGTATAGCTCAGTTGGTAGAGCGCTACAATGGCATTGTAGAGGCCATCGGTTCGAATCCGTTTACCTCCACGCACAAAAGGGTCTGAAATTTCAGACCCTTTTTTATTTTATTCTGCAGATCAGCTTTAATTTTACAAAGGGGCGTTTTTTTAAAGCAAAAAAATACACATCTGACAATACGCTGTCACCCTATTTACATATAGGATACACATATATTATCTTATGGTCGTACCAGACAGCAAAAGAATGATCGAAGACAACAAAACAACAGCACCCCAAAAACGATGGGCCAATGTACGCTTAGACGATGTTTTTAGCCCAACCTATGTTTATGCCTTTGTCAGTGGGATAAAGGGCATTTTCTTTGCTTGGGAGTTCACAGGCGGTGAAAGTGGGCATTTTTGGAGCATCGTCATCCAATTAGTAATGATCGAGCAATCATTAATCTTGGCCATTTTACGTGCAAAAAAATCGGATGACCTTACCCAAAAACGTGCATACATGCTTGTTTGGAC
This genomic stretch from Rhodothermia bacterium harbors:
- a CDS encoding DUF420 domain-containing protein, whose product is MTYHDLPALNALLNFISTLLLLRGYILIRQKDILRHRQMMLSAIVSSAIFLTSYLTYHTLRQMDSGIGHTVFPDYAPDWLRFIYYGILLPHVVLAIVVLPFVLITFYRGLKTQQKGGSPYTARHRRMARLTFPIWLFVAVTGVLVYILLYQVAPLFKG
- a CDS encoding ABC transporter permease, whose amino-acid sequence is MMAFWALWKREVIKFLFDRGRMGGALAQPLLFWLLLGLGFQGSFRLPENRELSFLTFLFPGMLLLVVVFTAIFSTVSIVEEKRSGFFQAALVAPISRWWLVLGNVAGGTTLGVIQSLLFLVIMPFVGIPFSLLGIATALLICAILGLTFGSLGFVMAWRVQSTRGFLALMNFFLMPLWMLSGAFFPVSGIPEAVRWVVWLNPVTYGLDALRVALYGFGQPPVQTLLGFGPSFGVLFLFACISLVVARQVVLKTTIDHSK
- a CDS encoding ABC transporter ATP-binding protein, with product MEMLIATDIVYQYGATKALDGLQFSIPEQALFGLLGPNGSGKSTFFGIASTRLKLQSGTCMIAGTNVAERPDLVRHQLGVVFQQPALDLALSVRDNLVLHGALYGLKGNTLEARVAQNLELLGLSDRAQDRCRNLSGGLLRRVDLARSILHHPKLLLLDEPTNGLDPVARRAFWNLLKDLQKQQKITILVATHLMEEAEKCDELVIMNKGKAVCQGTPNALKSSLGNDTLWVTSDEPERLAAALRELAWQVVQFGVEICVYHERPQELFDTLYRDFGHLIRAAAIRKPTLEDVFLTHTGNYFHLDPMAT
- the cyoE gene encoding heme o synthase, with the protein product MLRNKRPQPSEQPTSLLPLDEEESRVMIRRDKQKDPTLWTDLWELTKPEISFLVAISAVAGFILGSKVGFDWVKLLHTVLGVCFTSAGGAILNHFIERDYDALMHRTARRPLPAGRLSPTPILLLGLCLAALGVGYTYFTVNTLTTFLAVATVVLYVAVYTPLKRITHYNTLIGTIPGALPALGGWTAATGSFDLGGWLMFGILLAWQMPHFLAVAWMYRKDYERGGFKMLSVVEPSGRSTTMQTVFFTALTVGLSLALLQTGLVGAFYISGAILLGSYFLMTALRFYVEMTHRNARKVLLASVLYIPALLLCLALDRLL
- a CDS encoding COX15/CtaA family protein — encoded protein: MRTLEAPEKVYSRLATIGTITLVLVYLVILAGSVVRASGAGMGCPDWPKCFGRLIPPTDVSQLPPNYKEIYAEEHDAVEEFNATKTWTEYINRLFGAALGLSILVQLIFALPLYKTDKWFVGLSFFNLIGIGFQAWLGAVVVSSALSPVKITTHMVMALVILAVGALLLFRIQNRDLKPHSGYPTIIRTALLVALILSLVQVLVGTQVREEVDVLLDQVERSEIIAKLGFSFGIHRLLALLTFLINGWLMHLIFTENASPIGMRRWMLVVMGSILVSVSSGLVLAGNDVLAMAQPLHLLLACFMFGGQFTLFLYAIKLTPRKVAAHRNHVA
- the glmM gene encoding phosphoglucosamine mutase translates to MPLMVSISGIRGIFGNGLDAMVLVKYASAYGVWIRNRATEIGRKPLIAVGRDARVTGELCQNIVMQTLRSVGCDVLDVGLATTPTVEMAVLGANAVGGIILSASHNPAEWNALKLLNELGEFLTPDQGSEVLSLAESGSITAVSYDKIGAYEAKDYLPYHIEKIINLPYIHPDEIAAKRFKIVVDGVNSVGGVAIPALLEALGLGEEQIICLHCEPTGRFAHNPEPLPEHLAEIMEAVKIHGADLGIVVDPDADRLAFVANDGTFYGEELTQVTAADFLLKIKAGPFATNLSSSRAADDVVALHGQKSYRAAVGEINVVMKMKEVGAVIGGEGNGGVILPDLHYGRDALVGTAIVLQHLVNTGKTLAELKAQYPSYCISKNKITLENVDADAVLKAIAERYKYERISTIDGVKIDFSEGWVHLRKSNTEPIIRIYAEGRTMNDATGYARRFMDELTGIAQSKS
- a CDS encoding ATP-dependent 6-phosphofructokinase, whose translation is MKVGILTGGGDCPGLNAVLRAVCKSLILQHDAEIIGFEDGFEGMIERRTIPLTLRAVAGIQDEGGTILGTSNKANPFKYFRRNNTDVSDEVLAYYQDLGLDAVVVLGGDGSMTIAEGLYRKGINILGIPKTIDNDLMGTDQTFGFDTAVSIATEALDRIHTTAQSHHRVLIVELMGRYAGWITLYAGVASGSDIILIPEIPYNIQAIVERCQMRERDGRRFTVIAVAEGAVEQDKGLIVRETISDSPDPIRLGGVANYLAARLKNEIESEIRTTILGHIQRGGTPTPADRVLSTVFGTYAAELVSNKTFGVMVALQNNDFTTIPLGQVAHKTRTVPMGNPVLRAAQAIGTSFGV
- the bshA gene encoding N-acetyl-alpha-D-glucosaminyl L-malate synthase BshA, which encodes MKIGITCYPTYGGSGVVATELGKSLASRGHEIHFISYAPPFRLDHFAERIYFHEVNGFSYPLFEDPSYALTLTSKMVNVVQFEQLDLLHVHYAIPHATSAVLARQILATQGISIPVITTLHGTDATIVGQDPSFEPVVTYSINQSDGITVVSEYLRQETFRNFDVQKEIAVIPNFVDLKRFRRQNKDHFKKAICPNGEKLMVHISNFRQVKRASDVVEVFSRLRREGHCLKLLLVGDGPDRLPTEARARELGVFGDVRFLGKQEPVEEILSIADVFLMPSGSETFGLAALEAMACGVPVVSSNIGGLPELNIHGETGFLCDLGDIEGMKEAVKTILDPEHHERFAQNALNRAAFFQIDNIVPHYEAYYESVLSRFTESSVV
- a CDS encoding glycine--tRNA ligase — its product is MNVFEHIISLSKRRGFIFQSSEIYGGLAATYDYGPLGVELKRNVMNRWWSAMVRQHDNIEGIDAAILMHATVWKASGHVDAFNDPLIDDKASKRRYRADQLIENHMVKLQKDGKNDRAEAVNERFIAALNAPSDDAVCKGLYDIILEEQIKAPDSGAFDWTEVRQFNLMFSTHAGPVADADSKIYLRPETAQGIFVNFHNVRETARQQIPFGIAQIGKAFRNEIVARQFIFRMREFEQMEMQYFLKPGAQLEAYEEWRSKRLKWHLDNGIRPEKLRWHVHEKLAHYADAAVDIQYEFPFGWSEVEGIHSRTDYDLRRHQEFSGKNMHYSDPQSGEKYIPYVVETSTGLDRNVLMLLCEAYRSEKLENGETRDVLKFHPRIAPITVAILPLVKKDGMPEAAHTIEAELRDFFNVFYDEKGAIGRRYRRMDEVGTPYCLTVDGQTLEDGTVTIRDRDSMQQDRIHKDNILQYIKDKIQNWANTSA